In Carassius auratus strain Wakin unplaced genomic scaffold, ASM336829v1 scaf_tig00000134, whole genome shotgun sequence, the following are encoded in one genomic region:
- the LOC113068814 gene encoding G-protein coupled receptor 4-like: MKNHFNVSALTSLSVPVTLGNACGIDFSQDGIFLPVLYGIFFIIGTPLNLLALFGLYKLIQSENVLPVYVINLLIADLIQLLTLPLWIDYYANGHNWRFGPQSCQFMGLFFYISIYSGIFFMCIIALERHLAIARPLSFKYLLNLKFARWIALSIWILIAVPPAIALNKLFPKQENYTLCIEKYPSEGSFITYRLITLLLSFIIPLSFIVGLHRETVRSLMAINRLLSEEKRSIRGLLTLLVAVFVMVLGPYHFIGCLKYVGLLIHNSPCVWEKAMFMPYQLGRGFLSLNSLLDPVFYIFLRKDFRATAGKYLPCLRRVRNRSYRTENVSSSTLDCS, from the exons ATGAAGAACCACTTCAATGTTAGTGCCCTCACCAGCCTGAGCGTTCCTGTGACTCTGGGAAATGCTTGTGGAATTGATTTCAGTCAAGATGGCATCTTCCTTCCCGTCCTGTATGGAATCTTCTTCATCATCGGCACCCCTTTAAACCTGCTGGCGCTCTTTGGGCTCTACAAACTCATCCAGTCGGAGAACGTTCTTCCAGTTTATGTCATCAACCTTCTGATCGCAGACCTGATTCAACTTCTGACTTTGCCTTTATGGATAGATTACTATGCCAATGGACACAATTGGCGCTTCGGACCGCAGAGCTGTCAGTTCAtgggtttgtttttttacattagcaTTTATTCAGGCATCTTCTTCATGTGTATCATTGCTCTAGAACGTCACCTGGCCATCGCCAGACCTCTCAGTTTCAAGTATCTCCTTAACTTGAAGTTTGCTCGCTGGATAGCACTCAGCATTTGGATTCTAATTGCGGTGCCACCTGCCATTGCGTTAAACAAACTCTTTCCCAAGCAGGAAAATTACACTCTTTGTATCGAGAAGTATCCCTCAGAGGGCAGTTTTATCACCTACAGACTAATTACTCTGCTTTTGTCCTTCATCATTCCCCTGAGCTTCATTGTCGGTCTCCATAGAGAGACTGTCCGCTCGCTGATGGCAATCAACCGGCTTTTATCCGAGGAGAAGAGAAGTATCAg GGGTCTGCTCACTCTTCTGGTGGCCGTATTTGTCATGGTGCTGGGACCCTATCATTTCATCGGCTGTTTGAAGTACGTCGGACTGCTTATACACAACAGTCCGTGTGTTTGGGAAAAGGCTATGTTTATGCCCTATCAGTTAGGACGAGGCTTTCTGAGCCTTAACAGTTTGCTGGATCCTGTGTTTTACATCTTTCTCCGCAAAGACTTTCGTGCAACCGCTGGGAAGTACTTGCCTTGCCTGAGGAGAGTGAGGAACAGATCGTATCGGACAGAGAATGTGTCAAGCTCTACTCTAGACTGTTCTTAA